The following coding sequences lie in one Desulfonatronum thiodismutans genomic window:
- the metE gene encoding 5-methyltetrahydropteroyltriglutamate--homocysteine S-methyltransferase: MVRTHNLGFPRIGAKRELKFALEAYWKGQSSLDELKALAADLRRRHWLDQAFLDLAPVGDFAFYDQVLDTSFMVGNLPQRVRELSGDPLDNYFRVARGRSAPAADEHARCRDGVAAGEMTKWFDTNYHYIVPEFGVDTEFRLDGSSLTDQVAEAMSNGVKAKPVIIGPVTYLAVGKTRDGSDKRALLPRLMPRLLPVYVELLEALARQGVEWVQIDEPILVTELDDAWQQAFAAAYQALNTGKIKLLLATYFGSLEENLPLVAELPVQGVHLDAVNAGHEVEPLVTRLPSDRVVSLGVVNGRNVWKTDLNAALDRLEPVARKLGDRLWIAPSCSLLHVPVDLEMETELDEEIKSWLAFARQKLEEVHLLATALNQGREAVQAGLRANQAAIQSRRLSQRVNNPAVKAALAGITEEMGRRVSAFAQRAAKQAQLLSLPKYPTTTIGSFPQTPEIRQVRSLSKAGKISEAVYKEAIHAEIARCVREQEALGLDVLVHGEAERNDMVEYFGEQLEGYAFSRFGWVQSYGSRCVKPPILFGDIRRPKAMTVEWITYAQALTEKPMKGMLTGPVTILNWSFVRDDQPRSVSCMQLALAIREEVLDLEQAGLKVIQIDEAALREGLPLREAQWKEYLDWAVQSFRITANGVADETQIHTHMCYSEFNDIIASIADMDADVITIESSRSDMELLEAFDDFNYPNGIGPGVYDIHSPNIPGREHIVDLLTKAAAKIPAERLWVNPDCGLKTRQWNEVLPALANMVAAAMVLRASLES, encoded by the coding sequence ATGGTACGCACGCACAATCTCGGCTTTCCACGCATCGGGGCAAAACGCGAACTCAAATTCGCCCTGGAAGCATACTGGAAGGGCCAGTCATCCCTCGACGAACTGAAAGCATTGGCAGCGGATCTTCGTCGACGTCACTGGCTGGATCAAGCGTTTCTGGATCTGGCGCCCGTGGGCGACTTCGCCTTCTACGATCAGGTGCTGGACACGAGCTTCATGGTCGGCAATCTCCCCCAACGGGTGCGAGAACTCTCCGGAGACCCCCTGGACAATTATTTCCGCGTCGCCCGGGGCCGCTCAGCCCCAGCGGCCGATGAACACGCGCGTTGCCGGGACGGGGTGGCCGCCGGGGAGATGACCAAGTGGTTCGATACCAACTATCACTACATTGTCCCTGAGTTCGGCGTTGATACCGAATTCCGGCTCGACGGATCGTCCCTGACGGACCAGGTGGCCGAAGCCATGTCCAATGGCGTCAAGGCCAAGCCGGTGATCATCGGCCCGGTTACGTACCTGGCCGTGGGCAAAACAAGGGACGGCTCCGACAAACGCGCTCTGCTGCCGCGCCTGATGCCCCGTCTGTTGCCGGTCTATGTCGAACTGCTGGAAGCGTTGGCAAGGCAGGGCGTGGAATGGGTCCAGATCGACGAGCCGATCCTGGTCACGGAACTCGACGATGCGTGGCAACAGGCTTTCGCCGCGGCCTATCAGGCCCTGAACACCGGCAAGATCAAGCTGTTGCTGGCCACGTATTTCGGCTCGCTGGAGGAGAATTTACCGCTGGTCGCGGAACTCCCGGTCCAGGGCGTACATCTGGATGCCGTCAACGCCGGGCATGAAGTCGAGCCTCTTGTCACGCGGCTTCCCTCTGATCGCGTGGTGTCGCTGGGCGTGGTCAATGGCCGAAATGTCTGGAAGACCGACCTGAACGCCGCGCTTGACCGGCTGGAGCCGGTGGCCCGAAAGCTCGGGGACAGGCTGTGGATCGCGCCGTCCTGCTCCCTGCTGCATGTCCCCGTGGACCTGGAGATGGAAACGGAGCTCGATGAGGAAATCAAATCCTGGCTGGCCTTTGCCCGGCAGAAGCTGGAGGAAGTGCATCTGCTGGCCACGGCCTTGAACCAGGGCCGTGAGGCGGTGCAAGCCGGGTTGCGGGCCAATCAGGCCGCCATCCAGTCGCGCCGTCTGTCCCAGCGGGTCAACAATCCCGCGGTCAAGGCCGCCCTGGCCGGGATCACCGAAGAGATGGGCCGGCGCGTGAGCGCCTTCGCGCAGCGCGCCGCGAAACAGGCCCAACTGCTGAGCCTGCCGAAATACCCGACCACCACCATCGGCTCCTTCCCCCAGACGCCGGAAATCCGCCAGGTCCGCAGCCTGTCCAAGGCTGGAAAGATCAGTGAGGCCGTTTACAAGGAAGCCATTCACGCCGAAATCGCGCGCTGCGTCCGCGAACAGGAGGCGCTGGGGCTGGACGTGCTCGTGCACGGCGAGGCGGAACGCAACGACATGGTCGAATATTTCGGCGAGCAGCTGGAGGGGTATGCCTTCAGTCGGTTCGGCTGGGTGCAGTCCTACGGCTCGCGCTGCGTGAAGCCGCCTATTCTGTTTGGCGACATTCGTCGTCCAAAGGCCATGACCGTGGAATGGATCACCTATGCCCAGGCCCTGACCGAAAAACCAATGAAAGGCATGCTGACCGGCCCCGTGACCATCCTGAACTGGTCCTTCGTGCGCGACGACCAACCCCGTTCCGTGTCCTGCATGCAGCTTGCCCTGGCCATCCGCGAGGAAGTGCTGGACCTGGAGCAAGCCGGGCTCAAGGTGATCCAGATTGATGAGGCGGCCCTGCGCGAAGGCCTGCCGCTCCGCGAGGCGCAGTGGAAGGAATATCTGGACTGGGCGGTGCAATCCTTCCGCATTACGGCCAACGGCGTGGCTGACGAGACGCAAATCCACACCCACATGTGCTATTCGGAATTCAACGACATCATCGCGTCGATAGCCGACATGGATGCCGACGTGATCACCATTGAGTCATCGCGTTCCGACATGGAACTGCTGGAGGCCTTCGACGATTTCAATTATCCCAACGGAATCGGCCCCGGCGTCTATGACATCCACTCGCCCAACATTCCGGGCAGGGAGCATATTGTTGATCTCTTGACCAAGGCTGCCGCCAAAATTCCCGCCGAACGGCTCTGGGTCAATCCCGACTGCGGTCTGAAAACCCGCCAGTGGAACGAGGTGCTCCCGGCCCTGGCCAATATGGTCGCCGCGGCAATGGTGTTGCGAGCTTCTCTCGAATCATGA
- a CDS encoding acyltransferase, producing the protein MSKTQSGPFLYHGLINLLFSGLRASPGYVLRRIFCRRLFQSAGLGLILGHGLVLRRPDRISLGNRVAMDDNVKLDASGSRASGITIGDDVIISRNCIIQAKSGSVVISRRGEIGVNTIISAMNDIHIGACALIGPDCCIGQGREVPEQSDMPGRSFDQAPKQPLVLGSDVWLGKGVVVLDGVRIGNGCVVGARAVVSEDLPDYAVAVGIPARIVRFRNTSGGLLESIS; encoded by the coding sequence ATGAGCAAAACTCAATCCGGTCCATTCCTTTACCACGGCCTGATCAACCTGCTGTTCAGTGGTCTTCGGGCAAGTCCGGGCTATGTTCTTCGCAGAATTTTCTGCCGTCGGCTGTTTCAATCCGCGGGCTTGGGGTTGATCCTCGGTCACGGCCTAGTGCTTCGGCGGCCTGATCGGATATCCCTCGGCAACAGAGTCGCCATGGACGATAACGTCAAGCTCGACGCGTCCGGGAGTCGGGCCTCGGGCATCACCATTGGCGACGACGTCATCATCTCGCGCAATTGCATCATCCAGGCCAAGTCCGGTTCCGTCGTCATCAGTCGGCGCGGGGAGATCGGAGTCAACACCATCATCTCGGCCATGAACGACATCCACATTGGAGCATGCGCCTTGATTGGCCCGGATTGTTGCATCGGTCAAGGCCGGGAAGTCCCTGAACAATCGGACATGCCGGGAAGAAGCTTCGATCAAGCTCCGAAGCAACCGTTGGTTTTGGGAAGCGACGTCTGGTTGGGCAAGGGAGTCGTCGTCCTTGACGGAGTCCGCATCGGAAATGGCTGCGTGGTCGGGGCCAGGGCAGTGGTATCCGAGGACTTGCCGGATTATGCCGTGGCCGTGGGCATACCGGCCAGGATCGTCAGGTTTCGGAACACGTCCGGGGGATTGCTCGAATCAATCTCATGA
- a CDS encoding phosphotransferase enzyme family protein, giving the protein MHDSALLQNVLRPWDRELGRVCAELPLSGSPERCLSRLALEDQEGQCLVLEEHAEQFLPVKRRIAAQLKRLHQNGLRVPAPCLGPDGQAIQEVQGRFWQLTPFVPSLPLDHATYWQESWRGRALAGYLADLRAAAKGLPLEEPCFDLPGYVRRIAMDAARHHAWVVQELRPVWEVLEGLPLVHARLPTVFSHGDPHPENILWGQSDIRAAIDWEFCGPKHILYDPALVIGCVGTEAPEAGDGPFVRAFLAALREHGLLEPTTEQALPMMVLAQRIPWLAEWLRRDDREMIEFEVFYLKFLSGLMEEGLLCSCGATSNPVRPG; this is encoded by the coding sequence ATGCATGATTCGGCTCTCCTGCAAAATGTGCTGCGTCCCTGGGATCGGGAGTTGGGCCGGGTCTGCGCTGAACTCCCCTTGAGCGGGAGTCCGGAGCGGTGTCTGTCGCGGCTGGCTCTGGAGGATCAGGAGGGGCAATGTCTGGTCCTTGAAGAACATGCCGAGCAGTTTCTTCCGGTGAAACGACGTATTGCCGCTCAGTTGAAGCGTCTCCACCAAAACGGTTTGCGCGTTCCCGCCCCTTGCCTGGGGCCGGACGGGCAAGCCATTCAGGAAGTGCAAGGCCGGTTCTGGCAACTGACGCCGTTTGTGCCCAGCCTGCCGCTCGACCACGCCACGTATTGGCAAGAATCGTGGCGAGGCCGCGCCCTTGCCGGATACCTGGCCGATCTGCGCGCAGCGGCGAAGGGACTCCCTCTGGAAGAGCCGTGCTTCGACCTGCCCGGATATGTGCGCCGCATTGCAATGGACGCGGCCAGGCACCATGCCTGGGTTGTCCAGGAACTGCGCCCGGTGTGGGAGGTGCTTGAAGGTCTGCCTCTGGTTCACGCGCGGCTGCCCACGGTCTTCAGCCACGGCGACCCGCATCCGGAGAATATTTTGTGGGGACAAAGCGACATCAGGGCGGCCATAGACTGGGAATTCTGCGGTCCCAAGCACATCCTGTACGATCCGGCTCTGGTCATCGGCTGCGTGGGCACGGAGGCCCCGGAAGCCGGAGACGGCCCGTTCGTTCGGGCCTTTCTCGCCGCACTGCGCGAACACGGGTTGCTCGAACCGACAACCGAGCAGGCCCTGCCGATGATGGTCCTGGCTCAACGCATCCCCTGGCTGGCGGAATGGCTGCGTCGCGACGACCGGGAGATGATCGAATTCGAAGTCTTCTACCTGAAATTCCTGTCCGGGCTGATGGAGGAAGGGTTGTTGTGTTCATGCGGCGCAACCTCGAATCCCGTGCGCCCGGGGTGA
- a CDS encoding AbrB/MazE/SpoVT family DNA-binding domain-containing protein: MRAHVVKIGNSQGLRIPKPVLEQTGIIGDVEMEVKNNQIIIRPVQNPREGWDKAFETMRKNADDAPLLVGSDLSHSWDEEEWQW; the protein is encoded by the coding sequence ATGAGAGCGCATGTCGTCAAGATAGGCAATTCCCAGGGCTTGCGTATCCCAAAGCCTGTTCTCGAACAGACGGGGATAATCGGCGATGTTGAAATGGAGGTAAAAAACAATCAGATCATCATCCGCCCGGTTCAAAATCCGCGGGAAGGATGGGATAAGGCTTTTGAAACGATGCGGAAAAATGCGGATGATGCGCCTCTTCTCGTGGGGAGTGATCTTTCACATTCGTGGGATGAGGAAGAGTGGCAATGGTAG
- a CDS encoding type II toxin-antitoxin system PemK/MazF family toxin: protein MVVKRFDVYLVGLDPTVGSEIQKTRPCLIISPDEMNRHIRTVIVAPMTSTSKDYPTRVPCTFKKKHGHIVLDQIRTIDKERLVKKLGTIDPKVQLEVSSVLQRMFAF from the coding sequence ATGGTAGTCAAACGCTTTGACGTTTACCTGGTAGGTCTTGATCCGACCGTTGGGTCCGAAATCCAGAAGACCAGACCCTGCCTGATTATCTCGCCGGATGAAATGAACAGGCATATCCGCACCGTGATCGTCGCTCCTATGACATCGACCAGCAAGGATTATCCAACGCGGGTTCCCTGCACGTTCAAAAAGAAACATGGTCACATTGTATTGGATCAGATTCGAACGATAGACAAGGAACGCCTAGTGAAAAAGCTCGGGACGATCGATCCAAAGGTTCAATTGGAAGTTTCTTCGGTATTGCAGAGAATGTTCGCATTTTAG
- a CDS encoding GNAT family N-acetyltransferase has translation MAKDVILRTAMSPSQELELDDLLWTALWKPLGLDRDARGKFKARGRETVIAAEMDGRIIGGLVAVWDDQGDVELRHLAVDAAMRGRGVGTRLATTLLESARAQDCCRVHAIARNTSVPFFRKLGFGPAPGTAPQHPLFEQHGIRFELMEVVIGEGTDNC, from the coding sequence ATGGCTAAGGATGTGATTCTCCGGACCGCAATGTCCCCGTCCCAGGAGCTGGAACTGGACGATTTGCTGTGGACGGCCCTGTGGAAACCGCTGGGTTTGGACCGGGACGCGCGCGGAAAATTCAAGGCCCGGGGCCGGGAGACCGTGATCGCGGCAGAGATGGATGGCCGGATTATCGGGGGCCTGGTTGCTGTTTGGGACGACCAAGGCGACGTGGAGCTGCGCCATCTGGCCGTGGACGCGGCCATGCGGGGCCGGGGCGTGGGAACACGGCTGGCAACGACACTGCTGGAAAGCGCCAGGGCCCAAGACTGTTGCCGGGTGCATGCCATTGCCCGGAACACGTCGGTTCCTTTCTTCAGGAAGCTGGGCTTTGGCCCAGCGCCAGGGACCGCCCCGCAACATCCTTTGTTTGAACAGCATGGGATACGGTTTGAGCTGATGGAGGTGGTGATTGGTGAGGGGACGGATAATTGTTGA